Below is a window of Cydia strobilella chromosome 8, ilCydStro3.1, whole genome shotgun sequence DNA.
aataactgCAGAATATAGCAGCTGTTGTCTTATTACTTTCAGTGCCAAGTGCCCCATTTCCATTACAAAATCAACACACAGCATGTTCTTGgccataaatttattaatataaatcagTAAGAGTGTttggaaagagaagagttgtaGAATGTATGaacaaatgaataaatgatttaattaggccccatacattccacaacTCTTCTCTTTTTGCACAGACTAATTGATTTTGCATGGTGGATACTTAGTTGtctaaatttactttgacaaaaccccgtcctttaaaaaaaatatataaaaaaaaacttacacttcAATACACTTTCTACCCTTGATATTGCTAATTTAAGGTCTTTCTCCTGCTGAGCCATTTCCTTCTTCAACTGCTGCATCTTCTCCGTCTGGCTGCGGATTTCTTTCAAAGAATCGGTTGCCGGCTCTTCAATGTAAGTGAAGCCTATAGAATCTACATTCAATATTTCATCGTCTGCATTTTGTAACTCACTCATTTGCTCATATTGTTCTACCAATTGTGACTTCTCTTGAATATAACTGTTTATTACTTTTAGAGAAATCTCTTCTAAGCTTGACTCTGAAAACTTTTCCTGATAGTTTGAACTTGTTTTTGGAGTACTATGTATATATGTGTTCGTTCGGATTAAAGGATGTTTAGGTTGTTCACTAGGAAGCTTTTCAGGACCTTTTATACAGGCAATTTTGTTCCATAAGGTTTTGTTTTCGCATGATACCATGAAGACATGATGCATGAGTTGTGACTTTTGCTTCTTAAGTTCTGCAATCTTTTGTTGTAGCTGAATTCTCTCATCTTCTTGTATAGGAATGTACTGTGATCCTTGTTTAGCTTTCGTGATGTCCAGTTTCAACTTCATGTTATCAGTTTCCAATGTGTTTATTCTCC
It encodes the following:
- the LOC134743765 gene encoding protein spindle-F, which translates into the protein MESSSIVSFNNDSTLQSTLKAEYNNVSVHELALHAMRDRCLLLQRRINTLETDNMKLKLDITKAKQGSQYIPIQEDERIQLQQKIAELKKQKSQLMHHVFMVSCENKTLWNKIACIKGPEKLPSEQPKHPLIRTNTYIHSTPKTSSNYQEKFSESSLEEISLKVINSYIQEKSQLVEQYEQMSELQNADDEILNVDSIGFTYIEEPATDSLKEIRSQTEKMQQLKKEMAQQEKDLKLAISRVESVLKYGYKCPTCIANSTKITSSEHKEIETSDSLANWATPVDSSTYNDTFNDLNTSAFKKNPEQDSKESSSPTTDRICPMCGETFQKDIAFNEFQAHVESHFTGDIEPDSIIDDFDNIPNSFDNVI